The window TACCGGTTTTGGGCGCAAGACGATACGTATGACCCAGACCGGCTGACATTTGATCGCGAGCTTTTGCGACGGTTTTATATGCAGAACGGTTATGCGGAATTTGTGGTTGTTTCCGCCGTTGCCGAAATCACCCCGGATCGAGAAGCCTTTTTTATCACCTTTACGATTGATGAAGGGAAGCGCTTTCATTTTGGGCAGGTTTCAATTCGCAACGAATTGCAACGGTTTGATGCAAATCTTCTGCGCAATGAAGTCACGACCCTTGAAGATGCCTGGTACAATTCCAACAAGGTAGATGACACGGTCGATAGGATAACCGACGAGTTGGGTGTGCTTGGCTACGCCTTCGTGGACGTTCGACCGATTGTTGATCGCGATTTCAAAAGCAAAAAGGTCAAAATCACCTACCATATCAAGGAAGGGGAACGCGTTTACGTAGACCGCATCAACATTCGTGGAAACGAACGAACCGTTGATCATGTGATTCGAAGAGAAATGCGTTTTGCAGAAGGGGACGCATTCAACGCAGCGAAAATGAACCGTTCCAAACAACGCCTTCAAAACCTGAACTACTTTGAAACCGTTGAAGTGACGAAGGAACCGGGGGATGAGCCGGATAAGACGGATATCAACGTAGATGTGGAAGAAAAATCCACGGGTGATTTCAGCATTGGCGTTGGATTTTCAACATCGGCCGGTGCCCTTCTGGAACTGGGAATTACCGAGCGAAATCTTTTGGGGAAGGGGCAGACCCTGGCCCTCAAGCTCAACGTTGCCGAAAGACAACAGGAGCAAAGCCTGAGTTTCACGGAACCCTATCTTTTTGGTAAGGAACTGAGCGGGGGGGTCGAAATTTTCAGGCGTTCGTTCGATCAAGAAGATTTCAGCTCGTTCAAGCTTGAGCAAGTTGGCTTTACCATTCGCATGGGCTATCCATTGGCAGAGCACCTGCGTGAGAGCTGGAGCTACACATTGCAGAAGGATGACCTTCGCGACGTTCCTTTTTTCGCCTCCCGTTTTGTGCGTGACCAGGAGGGGAATTTTACGGCGTCAGTGCTTGGGCACTCGATTGGTTATGACAAGCGCGACAATGCCCTGAAGCCGACGGAAGGCTATTTTGGGGTTCTGAGGACCGATGTGGCCGGACTAGGCGGCAATGTAAAGTTCTTGCGTAATAATTTGAGTGGCGGCTATTTTTATTCCCTGGATGATGATCGAAAATGGGTTGTCAGCTTGCGTTCCGCTGTGGCCTACGTCGCCCGGCTTGGAAGTGCGGACATACGAATAAGCGATCGGTTTTTCCTGGGAGGGGATAATCTTCGGGGTTTTGAGAATAGCGGCGTTGGTCCGCGCGACATTCTAACGAATGACGCTTTAGGCGGTAACTTCATGTACAATGGCGGCGTCGAGCTGAGGGTGCCGCTTGGGCTAAAATCCAGTGGCATTTCGGCGGCTCTTTTTATCGATTTTGGCACGCTGACAAGCGTGGATGCGACGGGACCGGAGGTGCGCGATAAGTCTAACCTTCGCATGTCCGCGGGGTTCGGAATTTCTTGGGAYTCGCCTTTTGGCCCCATACGGGGAGACTTTGGCATTCCAATCCTCAAAGAAGGTTTTGACGAGCAGGAAATTTTTCGCTTTAGATTCGGAAAAGTCTTTTAGAGAAAAKAAAACCTTAAAAATTCAGGTGTTATGATTATGAAAAATTACATGCGATTCATCCCAGTCCTGCTTGGCACATTTCTATTGTCGGCTGTGGCCGCTATGCCAACTCATGCTCAGACCGCTCCTGCAACAAGCATCGCCGTCGTAGATATGTCCGTCATTATCAGCAAGGCGAAGGCATACGTTCAGCTTCGCGAACAAATGGACAAGCTTACGCAGGATTTGCAGGCGGACGCCAAGAACATGGAAGAAGAGTTCACCAAACAACGCGAAGATCTTGTCCGCCAGAAAACCCTTCTTTCGCCGGACTCCTTCAAGCAGCGTCAGGAAAAATTTCAGAGTAAGTTTATGGCAGAGGCGAAGGGCTTCGATACACGTAAAACAAATTTACGCGCGACTTTCGACAAGGCCGTTGGCCAGATTCAACAGAAACTTGCAGAAATTGCTTCCAATGTCGCCCAGGCTCGCGGGTTTAACATCGTCATAACGGGAGATAGCGTCCTTTATGCTGTCCGTGGCTTTGATGTCAGCGAGGATGTCCTAAAGCAGCTGGACGAAGCCCTTCCCAAGGTGAATTTGGCTAAGTAGGGAGGTTTCTTTTTGCCGGACCCCCGTTTTTTTTCATCTGCTGGCCCCTTTACGCTTGCGCAAATTTTCAAGATTGCTGACGTGCCTGTGCCAAAGGGCGTGGACTCAAAGCGTATTTTTGAGGACATTGCGTCATTGGATCAGGCGGATGCCTGTCACGTAAGCTTTCTGGACAATCGAAAATATTTGCCGCTTTTTGAAAACAGCAAGGCGGGACTTTGTATCGCGCACCCGGATATGGCGGGCCGTGCGCCGGCTGGAATGATTTTGCTGGAGACGGCAAAACCCTATCGAACCTACGCGCGTGTTGCCGCAGCTTTTTATCCACCGGCAACGATTCGGCCCGGGATTTCCGACTTGGCGAGCGTGGATCCAACGGCGAAAATTGGTGTGGGCACGGCTGTCGAGGCGGGGGCCGTTATCGGTGCCCATGCGGAAATCGGCCCGCGTTGCTGGATCGGACCAAATGTTGTGATTGCCGAAAATGTACAGATCGGCGACGATTGTAAAATTGGTGCGTGTGCATCGATAAGCCACGCTATCCTGGAATCACGGGTAACAATCTATCCAGGCGCCAGGATAGGCCAGGACGGGTTTGGGTTTCACCCGGATCAGGAAGGGCATTTGCGGGTTCCCCAATTGGGCCGGGTTCTTGTTCATGATGATGTCGAAATTGGCGCAAATACGACAATTGACCGCGGCGCGAATGCCGACACGGTTATTGGCGCTGGATGCATGATCGACAATCTTGTGCAGATTGCCCATAACGTTCATTTGGGTAAGGGCTGCGTGCTGGTTTCCCAGATAGGTATTTCCGGAAGCACGAAGCTTGGTGATTATGTGTTCATTGGCGGGCAGGTCGGAATGACTGGGCATCTTGCGATAGGCACGGGTGCTCGCATCGGGGCGCAGTCTGGCGTCATGCGGGATGTGGCTCCCGGGGAAACTGTTGGAGGAACCCCCGCCGTGCCCATTAGACAATATCATCGTCAAACGACCACTCTAGCCAAATTGGCGAGGAAAAAGGGAAACTGAGCGGTGGCGAAAGAAATAAAAAATGATAGCGATTTGGACGTTCTGCAGATTATGCAGAAACTACCTCATCGTTACCCATTTTTGTTGATTGACCGATTGACCGAAATTGTTCTTGGCGAGAGTGCGACGGGCATTAAAAATGTCTCGATTAACGAGCCGTTTTTTCATGGGCACTTTCCGAACGAGCCGGTTATGCCGGGGGTTCTGATTATCGAATCCATGGCCCAAACGGCAGGATGCCTCGTGGTTCACACCTTGGGATCCGAGGCGGAAGGTAAGCTCGTTTTTTTCATGTCGATCGAAAATGCGCGTTTTCGCAAGCCGGTCGTTCCCGGCGATCAGATGCGTGTGTATGTCGAAAAAAAGAAACGCAGGGCGAATATCTGGAAATTCACCGGCCTTGCCAAGGTGGGTGAGCAAGTGATGGCGGAAGCGACCTTTACCGCGATGATTATGGATCGCTGATGTCTATAAAAATTCATCCAACGGCCATTGTTGAGTCGGGCGCCAAGCTGGGCGAGGACGTTACGATCGGCCCTTATTGTTGTGTCGGCCCAGAAGTCGAATTGGGGGACGGAGTCTCGCTTGTTTCGCATGTCGTTGTGCATGGACAAACAAAAATAGGCGAGAAAACAAAGATTTATCCCTATGCATCTATCGGGCACCCACCGCAGGATTTGAAATATGCCCGCGAACCATCCAAGCTTATCATCGGCAGCCATAACGTTATTCGCGAGCATGTAACGATGAATCCGGGTACGGAGGGCGGTGGCCTGATTACCCGCGTCGGCAGCCATTGTTTGTTTATGATAGCTTCGCATGTCGCACATGATTGCAACGTCGGCGATCACGTTGTCATGGCGAACAATGGCACCCTTGGCGGTCATGTGAAGGTTGGCGAATACGCCATTATCGGTGGCCTTTCGGCGGTTCATCAGTTCGTCCGCATCGGCAGGCATGCCATGGTTGGCGGCATGTCCGGCGTCGAGAACGACGTCATTCCATACGGTTCGGTTATGGGCAATCGGGCGTATTTATCCGGCTTGAACATTATCGGTCTCAAGCGTCGGGAATTCTCGCGCGATGCGATCCATACGCTTCGCAACGCCTATCGCCTCTTATTCGCTGAGGAAGGGACCCTGGCAGAGCGTCTTACGGATGTTTCCGAACTTTTTGAAAAGAACGAGACGGTTCAGGAAATTGTCACGTTCATTCAAGCGGATTCTTCACGATCTATCTGTCAGCCCAAGGCGGGGCATGCCGAATAAACTTGGAATCATTGCCGGCAATGGCGCGTTGCCGGAAAGGATTGTTGAAGCCTGCCGATCAAAGGGGCGGGAATGTTTTGTTCTGGCCTTGAAAGGGCATACGAACTCGAAAACGGTTGCAAACGTGCCCCATGCCTGGGTTCGCCTGGGCGCGGTTGGCACCGCCATCAAGCTTTTGCATGAAGCCGGAGTCAAAGATCTCGTGCTTGCCGGCCCCGTGGGCCGCCCCACGCTTGCCTCTCTGCGCCCGGACGTAAAGGGGGCCATGCTTTTGGCAAAGGCGGGCGTCGCCTCTTTAAGCGACGATGGGTTGCTTCGCATGGCGATTAAGGCGTTGGAAACGGAGGGGTTTCGTGTGGTGGGAGCCGAAGACGTGTTCGACGAACTGCTGACGCCGGAAGGTGTGCTTGGAAAACTTGCGCCGGATCGTTCCGCCGAGGCGGACATCACCCGTGGCGTTGAAATCGCACGCGCTATCGGTTTCTTCGATGTCGGCCAGGCCGTCATCGTCCAGCAGGGAATTGTCCTCGGCGTAGAAGCGGTGGAAGGAACCGATGCCCTGATCGATCGGGCCGGCCGCCTTCGACGTGAAGGTCCGGGCGGCGTCCTGGTAAAAATTAAAAAACCGATGCAAGAGGCCCGGGCGGATTTGCCGACGATCGGAATGGCCACGGTGCAGGCAGTGGCAAAGGCGGGCCTTTGCGGAATTGCCGTCGAGGCCGGCGGTTCACTCATCATCGACCGTACCCACGTGATTGAAGCCGCCGACCGGGCCGGTCTTTTTCTTGTCGGAATCAAGGTGCCATTATGACCGGTGGGCATGGCCCGGATGCCGGGCCGCTTTTCTTCATCATCGCAGGCGAGCCTTCAGGCGATTTGCTGGGCGCGCGTCTGATGGCGGCGCTTCGTGAGCGTTTGGGCAAAGGCGTCCGTTTTTACGGCATTGGTGGCGAGGGGATGTTGCGGGAAGGGCTTGAAGCCCTCTTTCCAATGCGGGACATTGCCCTTATCGGGATTGCGGAAATCTTGCCCCATCTGCCGTTGCTTCTGCGGCGAATTCGCGAAACGGTTGCGGCGATCAAGACGGCGCGGCCCGTTTCCCTGATTACAATCGATACGCCAACCTTCAGCTATCAGGTTGCGCGCAGGCTAAAGGGTTCGGGGATTCCGGTTGTCCATTACGTGGCGCCTCAGGTCTGGGCCTGGAAACCGCGCCGTGCGAAAAAACTTGCCCGTGTGAATGATTTGTTGCTCACGCTGCTTCCTTTCGAGCCACCAATCTTTAAGAAGGAGGGTCTTCCCAGCATCGCCGTCGGCCACTCGGCCATTGAATCGGGTGCAGGTACAGGGGATGGGCCATATTTTCGGGAACGGCACAACATTCCGCCGCTTTCCCCGGTGATTGCCATGCTACCAGGAAGTCGCCATTCTGAAACTTCACGGCTGCTGCCGGTCTTTGGTGATGCGCTTGCCTTGCTGCGGGTCCGCTATCCACGATTGCATGCGGTTGTACCAACCGTCTCGGTCGTTGAGGAAGAAGTTCGAACGGCAACAGCCAACTGGCCGGTGCCGACGATCGTCATAAAGAACGATGACGAAAAATGGGATGCCCTGTCTGCCAGTGAAATTGCCGTCGTTGCCTCCGGTACGGCGACCGTCGAAGTCGCGCGAGCCGGCCTTCCGATGGTGGTCACCTATCAGGTTAATCCGGTTACCGCCTGGCTCCTTCGTCGCATGTTACGCATTCCCTACGTCGCGCTCGTGAATGTTATTTTGAACCGGGAAGTCTTACCGGAGCTTCTTCAGGAAAACTGCAACCCAAAAATGCTGGCGGACAGCCTGATCCGCCTGCTACAGGATCCGGCGGCCCGCGAGTTGCAAAAACGTGACGTCAAAGAAGCGCTTCTGCAATTGGGGGAAGGGGATGAACTTCCTTCAAGACGCGCTGCGAGTGCGATTCTCGAATTTTTAGAAAAACGGGCAGCTTCTAGCTAGACGGCTGGCCTTTTATGGGGTGAGGCGTCGCCGTTTATTTGCGTTTTTCGACGGGGACAAAGCTGCGTTCCGTGGCACCGGTGTAAAGCTGTCTTGGGCGCCCGATTTTCTGTTCCGGATCCTCGATCATTTCCTGCCATTGCGCAACCCAGCCAACCGTGCGCCCAAGGGCAAACATGACGGTAAACATGGAGGCTGGAATTCCCATCGCTTTGAGAATAATGCCGGAATAGAAATCGACATTTGGAAAGAGTTTTTTCTCAATAAAATAGTCGTCTTCAAGGGCAATGCGCTCAAGCTCCATCGCCAGTTCCAGAAGGGGCTCGTTTTTTACGCCCAGATCGTCAAGCACCTCGTGAGCCGATCCACGAAGGACGGCGGCACGTGGGTCATAGTTTTTGTAAACACGATGGCCAAAACCCATGAGGCGAAACGGGTCGTTTTTATCCTTCGCACGCTTGATAAATTCTGGCACGCGATCTTTCGATCCAATTTCCTGCAACATGTTGAGGACGGCTTCGTTTGCGCCGCCATGCGCAGGTCCCCAAAGTGAGGCAATTCCAGCCGCGATACAGGCATATGGATTGGCGCCGCTCGATCCGGCAAGGCGCACGGTCGAGGTTGAGGCATTTTGCTCGTGATCGGCATGAAGAATGAAAATCTTATCCAAGGCGTTGGCGAGCACCGGGTTTTTCTTATAATCTTCGCAAGGTACCGCAAACATCATACGAAGCGTGTTCTCGCAATAGCTCAGATCGTTTCGTGGATAGATGAATGGTTGTCCAAGCGAATATTTAAAGGCCATTGCTGCAATCGTCGGAAGTTTTGCGATAAGACGATGCGAAGCAACCATCCGTTGGTGAGGATCGTTGATATCGAGGTTGTCGTGATAGAAGGCGGCAAGCGCACTTACGACGCCGCAAATTATGGCCATTGGATGTGCGGCACGTGGAAACCCGCGTAAGAAAAAGCCGATCCGTTCATCCACCATCGTGTGGTAAGTGATGTTGTGTTCGAATTCCTCTTTTTGCGTGGCGTTTGGAAGTTCCCCGTGAAGCAGTAGATAGCAGACTTCCAGATAATCGCTTTTTTCGGCAAGTTCCTGAATGGGATAGCCGCGGTAACGCAAGATGCCTGCTTCACCATCGATGTAGGTGATCTTTGAGCGGCAACTGGCTGTGGACGTGAAGCCAGGGTCGTAGGTGAAGCAGTCAGTCGTGGCGTATATCTTGCGGGCATCAATCACGGATGGCCCGTCCGTACCGTCAAAAACCGGCAGTTCGTATTTATCGCCTGTCCGATTGTCGATGAGGGTAAAAGAAGGCTCGGTCTGCTTTTTATTCATTCCTGTTTGTCCTTGCCTCTAGATAGACAGCCTCTAGATCTGTGTCGTAGCTCACCCTTCATCAAAGGCTTTTTCTGCCTCGTTTTATGCGTGACAAGCCTGTTCGAAGGGAAAAATTTTCAGCCCGTAATCTATCCTAGGGGAGGACATCACGCAAACGATTCAGCACCTCGGCCTTGCCAAGAATAGCCATAACCTCAAAGATTCCAGGCGATGCGTTGCTGCCCGTAAGCCCTGCCCGCAGGGGCTGGGCCAGTTTTCCGAGTTTTATGCTATCGGCTTCAGCCAAATCCTGGATTGCCGCTTCCAGAGCGTCCTCTTTCCAGGAATCAAGTTCGGTAAGTCTTGCGGCGATCTTTGCGAGATATGCCTGCCCTTCCTCATTCAGTAATTTTTCCGCTTTTTTATTCAGCGGGATCGGATGGCTGCGAACATAGAACGTGGCATTTTCGGCAAGTTCGTTCAGGTCTTTTGCGCGTGCTTTCAATCCCGGCATTGCGAGAAGAAGCCGCTTCTCGTTCTCGGTTGTAAGTTTTTTATCAAGAACGCCTTCTATTTTTGGGGCAATCAGCCCAACAAGCCGCGCGTCTTTCTCTTCGCGCAAATAATGGCCGTTCAGATTTTCTAATTTTTTTAGATCGATCCTCGCAGACGAGCGACCGACGGCATCCAGGCCAAACCATTCGATGGCCCGGTCCGTTGGGATAATTTCCTCGTCACCGTGGCTCCACCCAAGGCGAAGAAGATAGTTGCGAAGCGCTTCTGGAAGGAAACCCATTTCCCGATACGCGTCGACCCCGATGGCGCCGTGGCGCTTGGACAGTTTGGAACCATCGGGCCCATGAATGAGGGGCAAATGGGCAAATTTTGGAGTCGGCCACGACAAAGCGCGATAAATCTGGGTCTGGCGAAAGGCGTTTGTCAGATGATCGTCCCCCCGGATGACATCCGTAATTCCCATATCGTGGTCATCAACCACAACGGACAGCATATAGGTTGGGGTGCCGTCGGCACGCAGCAGCACCATATCGTCCAGTTGCGCGTTTTCGACGGTCACATCTTTTTGAACAAGATCGTGGATAAGGGTTGTTCCATCGAGAGGGGACTTGAAACGGATGGTTGGTTTTACGCCCGCTGGCGCTTCCGATGGGCCGCGGTCTCGCCAGCGCCCGTCGTAACGGACAGGCTTTCCTTCCCGTTTTGCCGTTGCCCGCATTTCCGTAAGTTCTTCTGGGGAACAATAGCAATAATACGCCAATCCGTTTTTAAGCAGCTCATTTGCTATTTCGATATGGCGATTCGCTCGCAGGCTTTGATAGACGGGCTCTTCATCGGCGTCCAATCCCAGCCAATGCAGCCCGTCGAAGATCGCATCAACGGCTTCTTTCGTAGAGCGCAAACGGTCCGTGTCCTCAATGCGAAGCAGAAAGGAGCCACCGTGGTGGCGTGCATAAAGCCAGTTAAACAGAGCGGTTCTGGCACCTCCAATATGGAGGTAACCGGTTGGACTTGGGGCAAAACGCGTGATGATAGACATGCTTCTCGACAGGTGTAAGGAATGCGTAAGCTGTGATTTCATATGGGTTTAGCATATTGAAAGCACTTGCAGTAGGGCTGGCATAAATGATTGTGAAGGACAGCGACATATCCTTTGATGTTTCGGCGAAGGGCCGTTCTTTCGGCCAGCGTTTCATGCAAGCGGTCGCCGGGAATTTGCTGGCCGAGCGCGAAAACTGGCAATTGTGGCTGCCGGTTGGCTTGGGCCTTGGGATTGCAATCTATTTTTCCCTGGGCTTTGAGCCATCGCTGTGGGTTGCCCTTCTGCTTGCAGGGGGCCTGTTTCTGGGTATCGTCCTTTTGTGGAATCGCGGTGTCTGGTTCATGCTTTTTCTTGCCATTGCCACCATCGGCATTGGTTTTTCTGCAGCGAAAATACGCACGTTTCTTGTTGCTGCGCCAT of the Rhodospirillaceae bacterium genome contains:
- the bamA gene encoding outer membrane protein assembly factor BamA, translated to MHWQQAVGWKSCVYVAALFALLFFNAPVSAQDFQTGEMIEQVRIQGTQRIEPETVHSYMLIRAGDSYDATRVDHSLKALFATGLFADITIQREGNALIVHVVENPIISNVVFEGNEEIEDESFEEEAQLKALSVYSRTKVQSDVQRILTLYRRRGYFAATVAPSIIQHQQNRVTLVYQITEGPVAGIRRISFVGNKIFSDNKLRSVVISRIWKWYRFWAQDDTYDPDRLTFDRELLRRFYMQNGYAEFVVVSAVAEITPDREAFFITFTIDEGKRFHFGQVSIRNELQRFDANLLRNEVTTLEDAWYNSNKVDDTVDRITDELGVLGYAFVDVRPIVDRDFKSKKVKITYHIKEGERVYVDRINIRGNERTVDHVIRREMRFAEGDAFNAAKMNRSKQRLQNLNYFETVEVTKEPGDEPDKTDINVDVEEKSTGDFSIGVGFSTSAGALLELGITERNLLGKGQTLALKLNVAERQQEQSLSFTEPYLFGKELSGGVEIFRRSFDQEDFSSFKLEQVGFTIRMGYPLAEHLRESWSYTLQKDDLRDVPFFASRFVRDQEGNFTASVLGHSIGYDKRDNALKPTEGYFGVLRTDVAGLGGNVKFLRNNLSGGYFYSLDDDRKWVVSLRSAVAYVARLGSADIRISDRFFLGGDNLRGFENSGVGPRDILTNDALGGNFMYNGGVELRVPLGLKSSGISAALFIDFGTLTSVDATGPEVRDKSNLRMSAGFGISWDSPFGPIRGDFGIPILKEGFDEQEIFRFRFGKVF
- the lpxD gene encoding UDP-3-O-(3-hydroxymyristoyl)glucosamine N-acyltransferase, which translates into the protein MPDPRFFSSAGPFTLAQIFKIADVPVPKGVDSKRIFEDIASLDQADACHVSFLDNRKYLPLFENSKAGLCIAHPDMAGRAPAGMILLETAKPYRTYARVAAAFYPPATIRPGISDLASVDPTAKIGVGTAVEAGAVIGAHAEIGPRCWIGPNVVIAENVQIGDDCKIGACASISHAILESRVTIYPGARIGQDGFGFHPDQEGHLRVPQLGRVLVHDDVEIGANTTIDRGANADTVIGAGCMIDNLVQIAHNVHLGKGCVLVSQIGISGSTKLGDYVFIGGQVGMTGHLAIGTGARIGAQSGVMRDVAPGETVGGTPAVPIRQYHRQTTTLAKLARKKGN
- the fabZ gene encoding 3-hydroxyacyl-[acyl-carrier-protein] dehydratase FabZ, with protein sequence MQKLPHRYPFLLIDRLTEIVLGESATGIKNVSINEPFFHGHFPNEPVMPGVLIIESMAQTAGCLVVHTLGSEAEGKLVFFMSIENARFRKPVVPGDQMRVYVEKKKRRANIWKFTGLAKVGEQVMAEATFTAMIMDR
- a CDS encoding acyl-[acyl-carrier-protein]--UDP-N-acetylglucosamine O-acyltransferase, yielding MSIKIHPTAIVESGAKLGEDVTIGPYCCVGPEVELGDGVSLVSHVVVHGQTKIGEKTKIYPYASIGHPPQDLKYAREPSKLIIGSHNVIREHVTMNPGTEGGGLITRVGSHCLFMIASHVAHDCNVGDHVVMANNGTLGGHVKVGEYAIIGGLSAVHQFVRIGRHAMVGGMSGVENDVIPYGSVMGNRAYLSGLNIIGLKRREFSRDAIHTLRNAYRLLFAEEGTLAERLTDVSELFEKNETVQEIVTFIQADSSRSICQPKAGHAE
- a CDS encoding UDP-2,3-diacylglucosamine pyrophosphatase, producing the protein MPNKLGIIAGNGALPERIVEACRSKGRECFVLALKGHTNSKTVANVPHAWVRLGAVGTAIKLLHEAGVKDLVLAGPVGRPTLASLRPDVKGAMLLAKAGVASLSDDGLLRMAIKALETEGFRVVGAEDVFDELLTPEGVLGKLAPDRSAEADITRGVEIARAIGFFDVGQAVIVQQGIVLGVEAVEGTDALIDRAGRLRREGPGGVLVKIKKPMQEARADLPTIGMATVQAVAKAGLCGIAVEAGGSLIIDRTHVIEAADRAGLFLVGIKVPL
- the lpxB gene encoding lipid-A-disaccharide synthase; this encodes MTGGHGPDAGPLFFIIAGEPSGDLLGARLMAALRERLGKGVRFYGIGGEGMLREGLEALFPMRDIALIGIAEILPHLPLLLRRIRETVAAIKTARPVSLITIDTPTFSYQVARRLKGSGIPVVHYVAPQVWAWKPRRAKKLARVNDLLLTLLPFEPPIFKKEGLPSIAVGHSAIESGAGTGDGPYFRERHNIPPLSPVIAMLPGSRHSETSRLLPVFGDALALLRVRYPRLHAVVPTVSVVEEEVRTATANWPVPTIVIKNDDEKWDALSASEIAVVASGTATVEVARAGLPMVVTYQVNPVTAWLLRRMLRIPYVALVNVILNREVLPELLQENCNPKMLADSLIRLLQDPAARELQKRDVKEALLQLGEGDELPSRRAASAILEFLEKRAASS
- the gltA gene encoding citrate (Si)-synthase (type II enzyme; in Escherichia coli this enzyme forms a trimer of dimers which is allosterically inhibited by NADH and competitively inhibited by alpha-ketoglutarate; allosteric inhibition is lost when Cys206 is chemically modified which also affects hexamer formation; forms oxaloacetate and acetyl-CoA and water from citrate and coenzyme A; functions in TCA cycle, glyoxylate cycle and respiration; enzyme from Helicobacter pylori is not inhibited by NADH), translated to MNKKQTEPSFTLIDNRTGDKYELPVFDGTDGPSVIDARKIYATTDCFTYDPGFTSTASCRSKITYIDGEAGILRYRGYPIQELAEKSDYLEVCYLLLHGELPNATQKEEFEHNITYHTMVDERIGFFLRGFPRAAHPMAIICGVVSALAAFYHDNLDINDPHQRMVASHRLIAKLPTIAAMAFKYSLGQPFIYPRNDLSYCENTLRMMFAVPCEDYKKNPVLANALDKIFILHADHEQNASTSTVRLAGSSGANPYACIAAGIASLWGPAHGGANEAVLNMLQEIGSKDRVPEFIKRAKDKNDPFRLMGFGHRVYKNYDPRAAVLRGSAHEVLDDLGVKNEPLLELAMELERIALEDDYFIEKKLFPNVDFYSGIILKAMGIPASMFTVMFALGRTVGWVAQWQEMIEDPEQKIGRPRQLYTGATERSFVPVEKRK
- a CDS encoding glutamate--tRNA ligase, which gives rise to MSIITRFAPSPTGYLHIGGARTALFNWLYARHHGGSFLLRIEDTDRLRSTKEAVDAIFDGLHWLGLDADEEPVYQSLRANRHIEIANELLKNGLAYYCYCSPEELTEMRATAKREGKPVRYDGRWRDRGPSEAPAGVKPTIRFKSPLDGTTLIHDLVQKDVTVENAQLDDMVLLRADGTPTYMLSVVVDDHDMGITDVIRGDDHLTNAFRQTQIYRALSWPTPKFAHLPLIHGPDGSKLSKRHGAIGVDAYREMGFLPEALRNYLLRLGWSHGDEEIIPTDRAIEWFGLDAVGRSSARIDLKKLENLNGHYLREEKDARLVGLIAPKIEGVLDKKLTTENEKRLLLAMPGLKARAKDLNELAENATFYVRSHPIPLNKKAEKLLNEEGQAYLAKIAARLTELDSWKEDALEAAIQDLAEADSIKLGKLAQPLRAGLTGSNASPGIFEVMAILGKAEVLNRLRDVLP